In Populus trichocarpa isolate Nisqually-1 chromosome 12, P.trichocarpa_v4.1, whole genome shotgun sequence, a genomic segment contains:
- the LOC7484743 gene encoding photosynthetic NDH subunit of subcomplex B 4, chloroplastic, with translation MAKAITGFTITKPHMLSSLQKTKLDLKPCSGGLWQCSSDGLLSGWLQHKRSNKKRASLSKVNAFPDWPLMAVMVEHIEGQRDLITHKSIWHLSDRAIKNVYVFYLMFTCWGCLFFGSMKDPYYDSEAYRKDGGDGSGHWVYDKQDDIEESARAELWREELIEEIEQKVGGLRELEEAGRK, from the exons ATGGCCAAAGCTATAACGGGCTTTACCATCACAAAACCGCACATGCTTAGCTCTCTGCAGAAAACAAAATTGGACCTCAAACCATGTTCAGGAGGG CTTTGGCAATGTTCAAGCGACGGGCTTCTTAGTGGGTGGCTGCAG CATAAACGCAGCAATAAGAAAAGAGCTTCCTTGAGTAAAGTGAATGCCTTCCCAGATTGGCCTCTTATGGCAGTTATGGTGGAGCATATAGAAGGTCAAAGAGACCTTATAACTCACAAATCTATATGGCATCTCAGTGATCGAGCCATAAAAAACGtct ATGTATTTTACCTTATGTTCACTTGCTGGGGATGTTTATTCTTCGGTTCAATGAAA GACCCATATTATGACTCAGAGGCGTATAGAAAAGATGGAGGGGATGGCAGTGGACATTGGGTATATGACAAG CAAGACGATATTGAAGAATCTGCAAGAGCAGAGCTGTGGCGCGAGGAGTTGATTGAGGAGATTGAGCAGAAGGTTGGAGGTCTGCGGGAACTGGAAGAAGCTGGCCGAAAGTAG